In a genomic window of Arvicanthis niloticus isolate mArvNil1 chromosome 8, mArvNil1.pat.X, whole genome shotgun sequence:
- the Nudt5 gene encoding ADP-sugar pyrophosphatase isoform X3 produces METQESTDPSPAKQRIISEELISEGKWVKIEKTTYMDPTGKTR; encoded by the exons ATGGAGACCCAAGAATCAACAGACCCTTCTCCTGCCAAGCAGCGCATTATTTCAGAGGAG ttgATCTCAGAAGGAAAATGGGTCAAAATTGAAAAAACAACTTACATGGACCCCACCGGTAAAACTAGGTAA